A section of the Metabacillus endolithicus genome encodes:
- a CDS encoding vWA domain-containing protein, protein MENENHLSRRVNMEKGHLKQILLITDGCSNHGEDPIAMAALANEQGITVNVIGVLEENVIDQESLQEVEGIAMSGGGVHQIVYAHQLSQTVQHVTRKAMTQTLQGVVNKELQQILGKSTSMEELPPEKRGEVMEVVDELGEMASLEILILVDTSASMKPKLPTVKEALLDLSISLNSRIGDNRYAVLVFPGKKDEVEKVLDWTPKLESLSSIFPKLSTGGITPTGPAIREAIQHFKKKRSLKSLLRNEEDYYDESGM, encoded by the coding sequence TTGGAGAATGAAAATCATCTCTCTAGGAGGGTAAACATGGAGAAAGGTCATTTAAAACAAATTTTATTAATCACTGATGGTTGCTCAAATCATGGGGAAGATCCAATTGCAATGGCAGCATTAGCTAATGAACAAGGAATTACAGTTAATGTAATTGGTGTATTAGAGGAAAATGTAATCGACCAAGAATCACTCCAAGAAGTTGAAGGAATTGCGATGTCTGGTGGAGGAGTACATCAAATTGTTTATGCACACCAGCTTTCACAAACTGTTCAACATGTAACAAGAAAGGCTATGACTCAAACACTTCAAGGTGTTGTGAATAAAGAACTTCAGCAAATTTTAGGTAAGAGTACCTCAATGGAAGAGCTGCCACCTGAAAAGCGTGGTGAAGTTATGGAGGTAGTGGATGAACTTGGTGAGATGGCTAGTTTAGAAATTCTCATTTTAGTTGATACAAGTGCTAGTATGAAACCAAAGTTACCAACTGTAAAGGAAGCATTATTAGATCTATCAATCAGTCTAAATTCTAGAATAGGTGATAATCGTTATGCTGTGCTAGTATTTCCTGGGAAAAAGGATGAGGTTGAAAAAGTGCTTGACTGGACACCAAAATTAGAGTCTTTATCATCTATTTTTCCGAAATTATCTACAGGTGGTATTACGCCGACTGGTCCAGCAATAAGAGAAGCCATTCAGCATTTTAAGAAAAAACGCTCCCTAAAAAGTTTATTAAGAAACGAAGAAGATTACTACGATGAATCAGGCATGTAA
- a CDS encoding protein kinase domain-containing protein: MNQACNLSPGTTIVGKWNGESYTIIKALGQGATGSVYLGDSRQGKVAIKLSENSMAITSEVNVLKHFSKVQGTSLGPSLLDVDDWKDHSQRLISFYVMEYVQGKNFLEFVEQRGIEWSTVLALQLLTNLEKLHQEGWVFGDLKPENLIVSGPPPKIRCIDVGGTTQQGRSIKEFTEFFDRGYWGMGNRKAEPTYDLFSVAMIIINAAYPKRFKKMSDRDGQAQLMDKIDQHPFLNQHRDVLQQALLGKYTNAQEMKSGFIQLLSNKASKDKPRSQSYQTRVSKQQQSPPKGRQTTSTKKPPQHSRTQVKQKKRSKGKEVTFLRH; the protein is encoded by the coding sequence ATGAATCAGGCATGTAATCTTTCACCAGGAACAACGATTGTTGGAAAATGGAATGGGGAGAGTTACACCATTATAAAAGCGCTTGGACAAGGTGCAACAGGCAGTGTTTACTTAGGTGATAGTAGACAAGGTAAAGTAGCAATTAAGCTTAGTGAAAATAGCATGGCGATTACTTCTGAGGTAAATGTGCTAAAACATTTTTCTAAGGTCCAAGGTACTTCACTTGGGCCTTCTTTGCTTGATGTAGATGATTGGAAAGATCATTCCCAAAGATTAATTTCATTTTATGTAATGGAATATGTACAAGGAAAAAACTTTCTTGAATTTGTTGAACAAAGAGGAATAGAGTGGTCTACTGTACTCGCACTTCAGTTACTTACCAATTTGGAAAAACTTCATCAGGAAGGCTGGGTGTTTGGAGACTTAAAACCTGAAAATTTAATTGTGTCAGGTCCACCACCTAAAATAAGATGTATTGATGTTGGAGGCACAACCCAGCAAGGGCGATCTATTAAAGAGTTCACAGAGTTTTTTGATAGAGGTTATTGGGGAATGGGTAACCGTAAAGCAGAGCCAACATATGACTTGTTCTCGGTTGCAATGATTATTATTAATGCTGCCTATCCGAAACGATTTAAGAAAATGAGTGATCGTGATGGACAAGCCCAGTTAATGGATAAAATCGATCAGCATCCTTTTTTAAATCAACATAGAGATGTTTTACAACAAGCATTATTAGGGAAATACACTAATGCACAAGAAATGAAGTCAGGCTTTATTCAGTTATTATCTAATAAAGCTAGCAAAGATAAACCTCGTTCACAGTCGTATCAAACAAGGGTATCTAAGCAGCAACAAAGCCCTCCAAAGGGAAGACAAACAACAAGTACAAAAAAGCCACCTCAACATTCTCGAACACAGGTAAAGCAGAAAAAAAGAAGCAAAGGAAAAGAAGTCACGTTCTTGAGACACTAG
- the tilS gene encoding tRNA lysidine(34) synthetase TilS, which translates to MLKNFEAIVQKQQLFEDRSTIVVGVSGGPDSLALLHLLYQVREKMNLNIVAAHVDHMFRGEQSEDEMHFVINFCKKYQITCEATQINVSAYAKTRKISAQVAARECRYHFFTEVLDKYQADYLALGHHGDDQVETILMRMVRGSTGEALAGMKMKRPYHNGFLIRPLLAYSKQEILDYCKENELMPRFDPSNEKSDYTRNRFRKHVLSFLKQENPLVHERFRYFSETLLEDESYLQVLTEESMNKVIKRKEKSAVEMDIIRFLSLPLPLQRRGIKLILNYLYVNIPSSLSSIHIESLQALLSQNHPSGSLDYPGGLKVIKSYHTCLFTFEHKEATEYCLDLTIPSVLSIPNGNGSISCSFVSETGVHAKGNDIFLLNSRDLYEPLIVRTRKQGDKMKLKGMNGTKKVKDIFIDEKIPLHSRHSWPIVEDGKGNILWIPGLKKSSYEAENIEGDGCIVLQFRS; encoded by the coding sequence ATGTTGAAAAATTTTGAGGCCATTGTTCAAAAGCAGCAATTGTTTGAAGATAGATCAACAATTGTAGTAGGTGTTTCTGGTGGTCCTGACTCACTAGCATTGCTTCATTTACTCTATCAAGTTAGAGAAAAAATGAACCTTAATATTGTGGCAGCACATGTTGATCATATGTTCAGAGGAGAGCAATCTGAAGATGAGATGCATTTTGTTATCAACTTCTGTAAGAAATATCAAATAACCTGTGAAGCAACACAAATCAATGTTTCTGCTTATGCTAAAACAAGAAAAATAAGTGCTCAAGTTGCTGCAAGGGAATGTCGTTATCATTTTTTTACAGAAGTCTTAGATAAATATCAAGCCGACTATCTAGCGCTTGGTCATCATGGAGATGACCAGGTGGAAACCATATTAATGAGAATGGTAAGAGGTAGTACGGGTGAGGCATTAGCTGGTATGAAAATGAAGCGACCGTATCATAATGGGTTTCTAATAAGACCTCTTTTAGCCTATTCCAAGCAAGAAATTCTTGATTATTGTAAAGAAAATGAGTTAATGCCAAGATTTGATCCAAGTAATGAGAAAAGTGATTACACAAGAAATCGATTTAGGAAGCATGTTCTTTCCTTTCTAAAACAAGAAAATCCACTTGTTCATGAAAGATTTCGTTATTTTAGTGAAACCTTATTGGAGGATGAATCGTATTTACAGGTATTAACCGAGGAAAGTATGAATAAAGTAATCAAAAGAAAAGAAAAATCGGCTGTTGAAATGGATATCATAAGGTTCTTGAGCCTACCTTTGCCTTTACAAAGAAGAGGGATTAAACTAATATTAAACTATCTATATGTAAATATTCCATCTTCCCTTTCTTCTATACATATTGAGAGTTTGCAGGCGCTTCTCTCGCAGAATCACCCTTCAGGTTCACTGGATTACCCAGGCGGTTTAAAAGTGATTAAGTCATATCATACGTGTTTGTTTACTTTTGAACATAAAGAAGCAACAGAATATTGCTTAGATCTTACTATCCCTTCTGTTTTGTCAATCCCAAACGGGAATGGCAGCATATCCTGCAGTTTTGTTAGTGAAACTGGGGTTCATGCAAAGGGTAACGACATATTTCTACTTAATAGTCGGGATCTATATGAACCTTTAATCGTACGAACACGAAAACAGGGAGATAAAATGAAATTGAAAGGCATGAACGGTACAAAAAAGGTAAAAGATATATTTATTGATGAGAAAATCCCATTACATAGCCGGCATTCATGGCCAATCGTAGAAGATGGAAAAGGGAACATCCTTTGGATTCCTGGTCTAAAAAAGTCTAGTTATGAGGCTGAGAATATAGAAGGGGATGGATGTATTGTATTACAATTCAGGAGCTAA
- the hpt gene encoding hypoxanthine phosphoribosyltransferase, producing MRQDIEEILVTSEQIQEKVKELGAILTEDYKDSFPLAIGVLKGAMPFMGDLLKNIDTYLEMDFMDVSSYGTSTVSSGEVKIIKDLDTSVEGRDILIIEDIIDSGLTLSYLVKLFRYRKAKSIKIVTLLDKPTGRKADINADYVGFEVPDAFVVGYGLDYVEKYRNLPYIGVLKPEIYQK from the coding sequence ATGAGACAAGACATTGAAGAAATTTTAGTAACATCTGAGCAAATCCAAGAAAAGGTAAAAGAACTTGGAGCAATCCTAACAGAGGATTATAAGGACTCATTTCCACTTGCAATAGGTGTTCTAAAAGGGGCAATGCCTTTTATGGGCGACCTATTAAAGAATATTGATACATATTTGGAAATGGACTTTATGGATGTTTCGAGTTATGGAACATCAACAGTTTCTTCTGGAGAAGTAAAAATTATCAAAGACTTAGATACTTCAGTGGAGGGAAGAGACATCCTGATCATTGAAGATATCATTGATAGTGGTTTAACACTAAGTTATCTTGTTAAACTATTCCGCTATCGTAAGGCAAAATCAATCAAAATTGTTACACTGCTTGACAAACCAACTGGAAGAAAAGCTGATATTAACGCAGACTATGTAGGCTTTGAAGTACCAGACGCCTTTGTTGTAGGGTATGGATTGGACTATGTGGAAAAATATCGAAATCTTCCATATATCGGGGTGTTAAAGCCTGAGATTTATCAAAAATAA
- the ftsH gene encoding ATP-dependent zinc metalloprotease FtsH: MNRIFRNTIFYLLIFLVIIGVVSFFTGANPKTEQITYNEFISDLNNGNVTEMTVQPVRGVFEVRGKMKGYSEDETFLTYIPTEQGLDRVDKAAEANNVSKLDVAPAEETSGWVTFFTSIIPFVIIFILFFFLLNQAQGGGSRVMNFGKSKAKLYSEEKKKVKFKDVAGADEEKQELVEVVEFLKDPRKFAELGARIPKGVLLVGPPGTGKTLLARAVAGEAGVPFFSISGSDFVEMFVGVGASRVRDLFENAKKNAPCIIFIDEIDAVGRQRGAGLGGGHDEREQTLNQLLVEMDGFGANEGIIIIAATNRPDILDPALLRPGRFDRQITVDRPDVIGREAVLKVHARNKPLDESVDLKAIAARTPGFSGADLENLLNEAALVAARQDKKKIDNTDLDEATDRVIAGPAKKTRVISKKERNIVAYHEAGHTIIGVVLDEADMVHKVTIVPRGQAGGYAVMLPKEDRYFMTKPELLDKITGLLGGRVAEEIIFGEVSTGAHNDFQRATNIARKMVTEYGMSEKLGPLQFGQSQGGQVFLGRDIHNEQNYSDAIAHEIDMEIQRFIKESYERARQILTDNREKLELVAQTLLEVETLDAAQISSLVEKGKLPDRPVTSNQANGESSEDVKVNINSKKEDEQSSEK, from the coding sequence ATGAATCGGATCTTCCGTAATACCATATTTTATTTACTAATATTTTTAGTCATCATTGGAGTTGTTAGCTTCTTTACAGGTGCTAATCCTAAAACGGAGCAAATAACGTATAATGAATTCATTTCTGACTTAAATAATGGAAATGTAACAGAAATGACTGTACAACCGGTTCGAGGTGTATTTGAAGTAAGAGGTAAAATGAAAGGTTATTCAGAAGACGAAACCTTTCTAACGTACATACCAACCGAACAAGGATTGGATCGTGTTGATAAAGCTGCTGAAGCAAACAATGTAAGCAAATTGGATGTTGCGCCAGCTGAAGAAACAAGTGGATGGGTTACATTTTTCACATCCATCATTCCATTCGTCATTATCTTTATTTTATTCTTCTTCTTACTTAACCAGGCTCAGGGCGGTGGTAGCCGTGTTATGAACTTCGGTAAAAGTAAAGCCAAGCTTTACAGTGAGGAAAAGAAAAAGGTTAAATTTAAAGATGTAGCGGGTGCTGATGAAGAAAAGCAAGAACTAGTCGAGGTTGTTGAATTCTTAAAAGATCCTCGTAAATTCGCCGAGCTAGGCGCAAGAATTCCTAAGGGTGTTCTATTAGTAGGACCTCCAGGTACAGGTAAAACATTGCTTGCAAGAGCAGTTGCAGGTGAAGCGGGAGTGCCGTTCTTCTCAATTAGTGGTTCGGATTTCGTTGAGATGTTTGTCGGTGTCGGGGCTTCACGTGTTCGTGATTTATTTGAGAATGCGAAGAAAAATGCTCCATGTATTATCTTTATTGATGAAATTGATGCTGTTGGTCGTCAACGTGGTGCTGGTTTAGGTGGAGGGCACGATGAACGTGAACAAACCCTTAACCAATTACTTGTTGAGATGGATGGTTTCGGAGCTAATGAAGGTATTATCATTATTGCCGCTACAAACAGACCTGATATTCTTGACCCTGCGTTATTACGTCCAGGTCGCTTTGATCGTCAAATTACGGTTGACCGCCCAGATGTAATTGGTCGTGAGGCAGTACTTAAAGTTCATGCTCGTAATAAACCGTTAGATGAGTCAGTCGATTTAAAAGCAATTGCTGCTCGTACACCTGGATTCTCGGGTGCGGATTTAGAGAACCTGTTAAATGAAGCAGCACTTGTTGCAGCAAGGCAGGATAAAAAGAAAATTGATAACACAGATCTTGATGAAGCAACAGACCGAGTAATTGCTGGTCCTGCTAAAAAGACTCGTGTTATTTCCAAGAAAGAACGTAATATTGTTGCTTATCATGAAGCAGGACATACAATTATTGGTGTCGTGTTAGATGAAGCAGATATGGTTCATAAAGTAACCATTGTCCCTCGTGGTCAAGCAGGTGGATATGCAGTTATGCTACCTAAAGAAGATCGTTACTTTATGACGAAACCTGAACTACTTGATAAAATCACTGGTTTACTTGGTGGTCGTGTAGCTGAGGAAATTATCTTCGGTGAAGTAAGTACAGGAGCACATAATGACTTCCAAAGAGCTACCAACATTGCTCGTAAAATGGTTACTGAATATGGAATGAGTGAAAAACTAGGTCCATTGCAATTTGGTCAATCTCAGGGTGGTCAAGTGTTCTTAGGACGCGATATCCATAATGAGCAAAACTATAGTGATGCTATAGCACATGAAATTGATATGGAAATTCAACGTTTCATCAAGGAAAGTTATGAGCGTGCACGTCAAATACTTACTGATAATCGTGAGAAGCTTGAATTAGTTGCTCAAACATTATTAGAGGTTGAAACACTTGATGCAGCTCAAATCTCAAGTCTTGTTGAAAAAGGCAAGCTTCCAGATCGTCCGGTAACAAGTAACCAGGCAAATGGTGAAAGTTCAGAAGATGTAAAAGTGAATATTAACAGTAAAAAAGAAGATGAGCAATCTTCTGAGAAATAA
- a CDS encoding type III pantothenate kinase translates to MILVLDVGNTNTVLGVYEQDALKHHWRIETSRNKTEDEFGMLIKNLFEHVNISFKQIEGIIISSVVPPIMFALERMCSKYFDIKPLVVGPGIKTGLNIKYENPREVGADRIVNAVAGIQDYGSPLIIVDFGTATTYCYVNEEKQYMGGAIAPGINISTEALYSRAAKLPRIEITRPEHIIGKNTVSAMQAGILYGYVGQVEGIVKRMKEQSNKVPKVIATGGLASLIAKESDCIDIVDPFLTLRGLQLIYERNVHA, encoded by the coding sequence TTGATTCTTGTATTGGATGTAGGAAATACAAATACTGTTTTGGGTGTATATGAGCAGGATGCTTTAAAGCACCATTGGAGAATAGAAACGAGTCGAAACAAAACAGAAGATGAGTTTGGTATGTTGATAAAGAACTTATTTGAACATGTGAATATATCCTTCAAGCAAATTGAAGGCATTATTATTTCATCGGTTGTACCACCGATCATGTTTGCACTAGAAAGAATGTGTAGTAAATATTTTGACATAAAACCGCTGGTTGTTGGTCCAGGGATTAAAACAGGTTTAAACATAAAATATGAAAATCCCCGCGAGGTTGGAGCTGACAGAATCGTCAATGCAGTTGCAGGCATTCAGGATTATGGAAGCCCCCTTATTATTGTTGATTTTGGCACAGCTACTACATACTGTTATGTGAATGAAGAAAAACAGTACATGGGTGGTGCTATTGCACCGGGAATAAATATTTCTACAGAGGCTCTCTATTCAAGAGCAGCTAAGCTTCCAAGAATAGAAATTACTAGACCTGAACATATCATTGGGAAAAATACAGTAAGTGCGATGCAAGCAGGTATTTTATATGGATATGTTGGTCAAGTTGAAGGTATTGTTAAACGGATGAAAGAACAATCTAATAAAGTACCTAAAGTTATTGCAACTGGAGGACTTGCTTCCTTAATTGCTAAGGAATCTGATTGTATTGATATTGTTGATCCATTTCTAACATTAAGAGGTTTACAACTAATTTATGAACGCAATGTTCATGCATAA
- the hslO gene encoding Hsp33 family molecular chaperone HslO, whose protein sequence is MNDYLIKAMGYNNQVRAYATRTTETVAEAQRRHQTWPTASAALGRAMTAGVMMGSMLKGNAKLTIKVEGKGPIGVILVDSNSKGEVRGYVTNPQTHFDLNAQGKLDVARAVGTDGMLTVVKDLGLKDNFSGQVPIVSGELGEDFTYYLVTSEQVPSSVGVGVLVNPDNTILASGGFIIQLLPGTDDETITEIENRLNSIEPISKLIQRGLTPEEILDEVLGKGNVKILEKQPVSFRCQCSKERIENAIVSLGVDEIQSMIDDEGQAEAQCHFCNETYLLTRKDLEELKKAASQ, encoded by the coding sequence ATGAACGACTATTTAATAAAAGCCATGGGATATAACAATCAAGTAAGGGCATATGCGACAAGAACGACAGAAACAGTTGCCGAAGCTCAAAGAAGACACCAAACATGGCCTACAGCATCTGCAGCTTTAGGACGTGCTATGACAGCAGGAGTTATGATGGGTTCTATGTTAAAAGGTAACGCAAAGCTGACCATTAAGGTTGAAGGAAAAGGTCCAATTGGCGTTATCCTTGTTGATAGCAATTCAAAAGGTGAAGTAAGAGGATATGTGACAAACCCTCAAACTCATTTTGATTTAAATGCTCAGGGTAAGCTTGATGTGGCAAGAGCTGTTGGAACAGATGGAATGCTGACAGTTGTGAAGGATCTTGGATTAAAGGATAACTTTTCTGGACAAGTACCAATTGTTTCTGGTGAATTAGGAGAAGACTTTACATATTATCTTGTTACATCTGAACAAGTTCCTTCGTCTGTAGGAGTAGGAGTTTTAGTTAATCCTGATAATACAATCCTGGCTTCAGGTGGATTTATTATTCAGTTACTCCCGGGAACGGATGATGAAACAATTACTGAAATAGAAAATAGATTAAACAGTATTGAGCCTATCTCTAAGTTAATTCAAAGAGGTTTAACACCGGAAGAGATTTTAGATGAAGTGCTTGGTAAAGGAAATGTAAAGATTCTCGAAAAACAACCTGTTTCATTCCGTTGTCAGTGTTCAAAAGAACGAATTGAAAATGCAATCGTTAGTTTGGGAGTAGACGAGATTCAGTCAATGATTGATGATGAAGGTCAAGCTGAAGCGCAGTGTCATTTTTGTAATGAAACCTACTTGCTTACTAGAAAGGACTTAGAGGAATTAAAGAAAGCCGCAAGTCAATAA
- a CDS encoding peptidyl-prolyl cis-trans isomerase — translation MSGKTLWSVIFGLVILNCLTVAYFINPYGVLPVNGDEQEDEVIATIGETTITREQWMAELETRYGKDTLRELVNVKVVEELAEKYDLSVSDEVIERELTFYKSMYTSLDEEQFSEEQNWEQQIRYSILLEELLTKDVEVPEEDLRSFYENNKELYDIKDIYHLSHIVVKTEEEAKAIIKELAGGSSFEALALEASIDEFTANQGGDIGFISTDNDYVSKEYLQIAPELSAGDWSHPIKVNVGYAVLLLKEKLVGKTYSYDEVKDQIRRQIALEKMEGL, via the coding sequence GTGAGCGGGAAAACATTATGGAGTGTTATTTTCGGCTTAGTTATTCTAAATTGCTTAACTGTTGCATATTTTATTAATCCTTATGGAGTTCTTCCTGTTAATGGAGATGAACAGGAAGATGAAGTCATTGCAACAATTGGTGAAACAACCATTACAAGAGAACAATGGATGGCCGAGCTGGAAACACGTTATGGCAAAGACACATTAAGAGAATTAGTGAACGTGAAGGTTGTTGAGGAACTTGCTGAAAAATACGATCTATCAGTATCTGATGAGGTTATTGAACGGGAACTAACTTTTTATAAATCAATGTATACATCTCTAGATGAAGAACAGTTTTCTGAAGAGCAAAATTGGGAACAGCAAATCAGATATAGTATTTTATTAGAGGAGCTTTTGACAAAAGATGTTGAGGTTCCTGAAGAAGATCTTCGCTCATTTTATGAAAATAATAAAGAACTCTATGATATAAAAGATATCTATCACTTATCACATATTGTTGTCAAAACAGAAGAAGAAGCAAAAGCTATAATCAAAGAACTTGCCGGCGGTTCTAGCTTTGAAGCTTTGGCACTCGAGGCATCAATTGATGAATTTACAGCAAATCAGGGTGGAGATATTGGCTTTATCTCCACAGACAATGATTATGTCTCGAAGGAATACTTGCAAATTGCTCCTGAGCTTTCTGCAGGAGACTGGAGTCACCCGATAAAGGTGAATGTGGGTTATGCTGTTCTGCTCCTGAAGGAAAAATTGGTTGGTAAAACGTATTCGTATGATGAGGTAAAGGACCAAATCCGCAGACAAATAGCACTTGAGAAAATGGAAGGGCTGTGA
- the cysK gene encoding cysteine synthase A, giving the protein MARVANSIHELIGETPVVKLNRLVDDNSADVYLKLEFMNPGSSVKDRIGLAMIEAAEKKGDLKPGDTIIEPTSGNTGIGLAMVAAAKGINAILVMPDTMSLERRNLLRAYGAELVLTPGAEGMGGAIRKAEELAKEHGYFMPQQFKNEANPEVHRLTTGKEIVEQMGDQLDAFIAGIGTGGTITGAGSVLKENYSSIKIYAVEPTDSPVLSGGKPGPHKIQGIGAGFVPDILNTNVYDEIITVKNEEAFETARRAAKEEGILGGISSGAAIFAALKVAKELGKGKKVLAVIPSNGERYLSTPLYQFD; this is encoded by the coding sequence ATGGCGCGTGTAGCAAATTCTATACATGAATTAATTGGTGAAACACCGGTTGTAAAGTTAAACAGACTTGTTGATGATAACAGTGCAGATGTATACCTAAAACTAGAGTTTATGAACCCTGGAAGTAGTGTTAAAGATCGTATTGGACTTGCTATGATCGAAGCTGCAGAAAAGAAGGGTGATTTAAAACCTGGCGACACAATCATTGAGCCTACTAGTGGTAACACTGGAATCGGTTTAGCGATGGTAGCTGCAGCTAAGGGGATTAATGCAATTTTAGTTATGCCTGATACAATGAGCCTAGAGCGTAGAAACCTGCTACGTGCATATGGAGCAGAATTAGTGCTAACTCCTGGAGCTGAAGGTATGGGAGGAGCAATCCGTAAAGCTGAAGAGCTTGCAAAAGAGCATGGTTACTTTATGCCTCAACAATTTAAAAATGAAGCAAATCCTGAAGTACACCGTTTAACAACTGGTAAAGAGATTGTTGAACAAATGGGCGATCAACTAGATGCGTTTATCGCAGGTATTGGTACAGGTGGGACAATCACAGGTGCTGGTTCTGTTTTAAAAGAAAACTATTCTTCTATTAAAATTTATGCAGTTGAGCCTACAGATTCGCCGGTTCTTTCAGGCGGAAAACCAGGTCCACATAAAATCCAAGGTATTGGTGCTGGATTCGTACCAGATATCTTAAATACAAATGTTTATGATGAAATCATCACTGTTAAAAATGAAGAAGCATTTGAAACAGCTAGAAGAGCAGCTAAAGAAGAAGGTATTCTTGGCGGTATCTCTTCAGGTGCAGCAATTTTTGCAGCTTTAAAAGTAGCTAAAGAATTAGGTAAAGGTAAAAAAGTATTAGCTGTTATCCCAAGTAACGGTGAGCGTTACTTAAGTACACCTTTATATCAATTTGATTAA